In Agarivorans gilvus, one genomic interval encodes:
- a CDS encoding sugar-binding domain-containing protein, whose product MLRQDKDFNDGWSFQLNSQPTTQGWRTVSLPHDWSVEAKFDPCLEGATAYLPGGIGWYQKYFQLKLQPKQRAYLIFDGIYNHASLELNGQNLHYQVFGYSPFYLDITEYLQAENHLLIKVDRSRIADSRWYSGSGIYREVRLLVVNQVHVAPWDNFIFATQACASQASLTQQLQVAGVRPGASLQVRTRLINAAGQVCAETTHQQQSLYNSVNLALQLTVDAPELWGPESPSLYRAITEVLCDGQLSDSFEQQVGIRHLYFDPKQGFYLNHQAYPIKGVCLHHEAGAVGAAVPDGVWLRRLTKLKEAGVNAIRIAHHPASCALLSLCDRLGLLVQDEFFDEWDYPKDKRLNMHDQHGDPLSEGYASYFAEHAQRDLTNALKAHRNHPCVFMWSIGNEIEWTYPRNVQATGFFDASWDGNYFWSQPPNSREKIAQKLTELPQQEQDIGRTAQRLAKWVKDLDQSRPVTANCILPSASYESGYAQALDVIGFSYRQVMYDYGRQHYPSLPIIGNEVLPQWHEWKAASARPHVAGVFLWTGIDYLGEVHQQWPTRSLAAGLLDTAGFTKPTWQMFRSLWQQQPVLALYTRPFDHEQFVHNNQVVSAKDPNAWQQALWIWPQLNQHWNYQDQDIILVEAISNCPELELFVNGSSVGKRQLSQQADRIFRWAVPFSAGELRLEARDEHGNRHTEQLSTSDDARQLALSLELSEDNLVAHLIAQLVDKQGLPVRHQQRRVEFSADNNAHLLGVDNGSASNVEAFTGPTLNTSKGRALAIFKRSTPTQAVQLGAALQGGQLQQLSWPAA is encoded by the coding sequence ATGTTACGCCAAGACAAAGACTTTAATGATGGCTGGAGTTTTCAGCTAAACAGCCAGCCAACAACTCAGGGTTGGCGAACGGTTAGCCTTCCCCATGACTGGAGCGTGGAGGCTAAATTTGACCCCTGCTTAGAAGGAGCAACCGCCTATCTGCCCGGCGGTATCGGCTGGTATCAAAAGTACTTCCAACTCAAGCTGCAACCAAAGCAGCGTGCCTACCTAATTTTTGACGGCATCTATAATCACGCTAGCCTTGAGCTAAACGGGCAGAACCTGCACTACCAAGTATTTGGCTACTCACCATTCTATCTGGATATTACGGAGTATTTGCAAGCTGAAAACCACTTGTTGATAAAAGTCGATCGTAGCCGAATAGCGGATAGTCGCTGGTATTCAGGTTCAGGGATCTATAGAGAAGTACGTCTGCTTGTGGTTAATCAAGTTCACGTTGCACCTTGGGATAACTTTATCTTTGCAACGCAAGCCTGCGCCAGCCAAGCAAGCCTGACCCAGCAACTGCAAGTGGCTGGAGTGCGCCCCGGCGCGTCACTTCAGGTGAGGACTCGCCTGATTAACGCTGCAGGCCAAGTGTGCGCAGAGACCACACACCAACAGCAGTCTCTGTACAACTCGGTTAATTTAGCCCTTCAGTTAACTGTTGATGCACCAGAGCTTTGGGGCCCTGAGTCACCTTCACTTTACCGAGCCATAACCGAAGTGCTTTGCGATGGCCAGTTAAGCGATAGCTTTGAGCAACAAGTTGGTATTCGTCATTTGTACTTCGATCCCAAGCAAGGCTTCTACTTGAACCATCAAGCTTATCCAATCAAGGGAGTTTGCTTACACCATGAAGCTGGAGCGGTTGGCGCGGCGGTCCCCGATGGCGTATGGCTACGCCGCTTAACTAAACTCAAAGAGGCTGGGGTCAATGCGATTCGAATTGCCCACCACCCCGCGTCGTGCGCACTGCTAAGTCTTTGTGACCGCCTTGGGTTACTGGTTCAAGATGAATTCTTCGATGAATGGGACTACCCCAAAGATAAGCGCCTCAACATGCACGATCAGCATGGCGATCCGCTTTCCGAAGGCTATGCCAGCTACTTTGCCGAGCATGCACAGCGCGATCTAACTAACGCCCTTAAAGCTCACCGTAATCACCCCTGCGTGTTTATGTGGAGCATTGGCAACGAAATAGAGTGGACTTATCCACGCAATGTGCAAGCCACAGGGTTCTTTGATGCAAGTTGGGATGGCAACTACTTTTGGAGCCAACCGCCCAACAGCCGTGAAAAAATAGCCCAAAAATTGACAGAATTACCACAGCAGGAACAAGACATAGGCCGTACCGCTCAGCGCCTAGCTAAATGGGTCAAAGACTTAGACCAATCAAGACCGGTCACCGCGAACTGCATTCTCCCTTCGGCCAGTTACGAGTCGGGCTATGCACAGGCCTTAGATGTGATTGGCTTTAGTTATCGCCAAGTGATGTATGACTATGGGCGACAGCATTATCCAAGTTTGCCAATCATCGGCAATGAAGTGCTTCCTCAGTGGCATGAGTGGAAAGCAGCCTCAGCCAGACCACATGTAGCAGGCGTGTTTTTGTGGACCGGCATTGACTACCTTGGCGAAGTTCACCAACAATGGCCAACTCGCAGCCTTGCTGCAGGCCTACTGGACACAGCAGGTTTTACTAAGCCCACATGGCAGATGTTCCGAAGCCTTTGGCAGCAGCAGCCGGTCCTAGCCTTATACACTCGCCCCTTTGATCACGAACAATTTGTACATAACAACCAGGTTGTAAGCGCTAAGGACCCGAATGCTTGGCAACAAGCACTTTGGATTTGGCCGCAACTCAATCAGCATTGGAATTATCAAGACCAAGATATCATCTTGGTCGAAGCAATAAGCAATTGCCCAGAGCTTGAGCTATTCGTCAACGGTAGCAGTGTAGGCAAGCGTCAACTCAGCCAGCAAGCCGACCGCATTTTCCGCTGGGCGGTGCCGTTTAGCGCCGGTGAATTAAGACTAGAAGCTCGTGATGAGCATGGTAACCGGCATACAGAGCAATTGAGCACTAGCGATGACGCGCGGCAACTGGCGCTAAGCCTAGAGCTTAGCGAAGACAACTTAGTCGCTCACCTGATCGCCCAGTTGGTTGACAAACAAGGTTTACCTGTGCGCCACCAACAACGGCGAGTTGAGTTTAGTGCTGATAATAACGCCCACCTGCTCGGTGTTGACAATGGCTCGGCATCTAATGTGGAAGCATTTACCGGCCCCACTCTCAACACCTCTAAAGGGCGAGCTCTGGCAATATTCAAAAGGTCCACGCCAACACAAGCTGTCCAATTGGGTGCAGCCTTGCAAGGAGGTCAGCTACAACAACTTAGCTGGCCAGCAGCCTAG
- a CDS encoding beta-galactosidase, translated as MYQWLPDYNDPLAEHYGYMRELFEGAVEQGETYSFYAANLQRKYGADGADYMAKWRDVTVDRMLNWGFTCLGNWTAPEFYDNQRIPFFANGWIIGEFDQVSSGDDFWAALPDPFDPRFRQRAAATVSQVKNEIKDTPWCVGIFIDNEKSWGRMGSIDGHYGIAIHTLGRSADACPTKAVFVELLKTKYTVIEALNQSWQTNLASWADLAKGVKGLTHNSAQVEDYALLLEAFASEYFRVVKQELKKQLPNHLYLGCRFADWGMNPEVVRAAAKHVDVVSYNYYKEGLHPEPWSFLADIDMPSIIGEFHFGALDSGFFHAGLVTACSQQERGQMFERYMQTVVDNPYFVGAHYFQYIDSPITGRSFDGENYNIGFVSISDVPYQPMVDAAKRVNQSMYPKRFRV; from the coding sequence ATGTATCAGTGGTTACCGGATTATAATGATCCCTTAGCCGAGCATTATGGTTATATGCGTGAGTTATTCGAAGGCGCGGTAGAGCAAGGTGAAACCTATAGCTTTTATGCAGCAAACCTACAGCGTAAGTATGGGGCGGACGGCGCTGATTACATGGCGAAATGGCGTGATGTTACCGTAGACCGTATGTTGAACTGGGGCTTCACTTGTCTAGGTAACTGGACCGCGCCCGAGTTCTATGACAACCAACGAATTCCCTTCTTTGCCAATGGCTGGATCATTGGTGAGTTTGACCAGGTTAGTAGTGGCGATGACTTTTGGGCAGCCTTACCTGATCCTTTCGACCCGCGCTTTCGTCAGCGCGCCGCGGCTACCGTGAGCCAAGTGAAAAATGAAATCAAAGATACACCGTGGTGTGTTGGTATCTTCATTGATAACGAAAAAAGTTGGGGCCGTATGGGGAGCATTGATGGCCATTACGGTATTGCCATTCATACTTTAGGACGCAGTGCGGATGCCTGTCCGACTAAGGCCGTTTTCGTTGAGTTGCTCAAGACAAAATATACGGTGATTGAAGCACTAAACCAAAGTTGGCAAACCAATCTGGCTTCATGGGCCGATTTGGCTAAAGGAGTGAAAGGTCTTACTCATAATTCTGCCCAAGTCGAAGATTATGCGCTTTTACTAGAGGCTTTTGCCAGCGAATACTTCCGTGTCGTCAAGCAGGAGCTGAAGAAGCAGCTACCTAATCACCTGTACTTAGGTTGCCGGTTTGCTGATTGGGGAATGAACCCAGAAGTGGTTAGAGCCGCTGCTAAGCACGTTGATGTGGTCAGCTACAACTACTATAAAGAAGGGCTTCACCCAGAACCATGGAGTTTCCTAGCTGATATTGATATGCCAAGTATTATTGGCGAATTCCATTTTGGTGCGTTGGATTCCGGCTTCTTCCATGCGGGGCTGGTGACGGCTTGCTCGCAGCAGGAGCGGGGCCAGATGTTTGAGCGCTATATGCAAACCGTGGTCGACAACCCTTATTTTGTTGGCGCTCATTATTTTCAATACATTGACTCGCCGATCACCGGGCGTTCCTTCGATGGCGAAAACTACAACATCGGCTTTGTATCGATAAGCGACGTACCTTATCAGCCGATGGTTGATGCGGCGAAGCGAGTAAATCAGAGTATGTATCCAAAACGCTTTCGTGTTTAG
- a CDS encoding oligosaccharide MFS transporter yields the protein MKTDSNRIAMGKVCLMYFFYNFFWSLSSGSLFAVWLNDRVGIDGSQIGVLFGLQTGVAVLFKPAFGYILDKLGMKKHLIYFISVLSLLIGPFYIFVYGPLLSNDATFVSGIVIGSLYLGMLFQAGSGVIASYSDRFARCHNNDFGLVNGFGIAAWGVSAVLAGILYNINPDLIFVACSVAAFLMLFFCWSLRVKHLDDVDNEVISADKITKEDVIKLLKNPKMWAFMTYAGTISVVFWTSMTQFTRYFISFFPTQEEGISFSSNMDGLTAVFLFFVSAGVPYIIKRIGAKGSLLLTACGITSFLLMIGYAGLGEKNLYLAIAAKLLFGIVNPLLIVSVFAYTAEQFDRKVNSFTYMFGFQVVNNLMTAIASPIMGSMYDQYGFPYSYIYFGLFAAVATVMAVFTLSSEKKKSEPEEDPVLA from the coding sequence ATGAAAACCGACTCGAATCGTATAGCAATGGGCAAAGTGTGCCTAATGTACTTTTTTTATAACTTTTTTTGGTCTTTAAGCTCAGGCTCGCTGTTTGCGGTTTGGTTGAACGATCGTGTAGGCATAGATGGTTCTCAAATTGGTGTATTGTTTGGTCTGCAAACAGGGGTAGCAGTATTATTTAAACCCGCGTTTGGTTACATACTCGATAAGTTGGGTATGAAAAAACACCTTATTTATTTTATATCGGTGCTGAGTTTGTTGATTGGGCCTTTCTATATTTTTGTCTATGGGCCGTTGTTGTCTAATGATGCCACTTTTGTTTCAGGGATTGTTATCGGTTCGCTATATCTAGGGATGTTATTCCAAGCTGGTAGCGGTGTGATTGCCTCCTATAGTGATCGATTTGCTAGATGTCACAACAACGACTTTGGCCTAGTTAATGGCTTTGGTATTGCTGCATGGGGGGTGTCTGCTGTATTAGCTGGTATTCTTTATAACATTAACCCTGATTTGATTTTTGTTGCCTGTAGTGTGGCGGCCTTTCTTATGTTGTTTTTTTGCTGGTCTTTACGAGTTAAGCATTTGGATGATGTCGACAACGAGGTTATTTCGGCAGACAAAATCACTAAAGAAGATGTTATTAAACTGCTTAAAAACCCAAAAATGTGGGCCTTTATGACCTATGCGGGCACTATTTCAGTCGTATTCTGGACGTCTATGACTCAATTTACGCGTTATTTCATCAGCTTTTTTCCTACTCAAGAAGAGGGGATTAGCTTTAGCTCAAATATGGATGGATTGACTGCGGTTTTCTTATTTTTTGTTAGTGCAGGTGTGCCTTATATCATCAAGAGAATTGGTGCTAAAGGCAGTCTACTTCTCACCGCATGCGGCATTACTTCTTTTCTACTGATGATTGGCTATGCTGGCCTTGGCGAGAAGAATCTCTATCTTGCAATTGCGGCTAAACTGCTGTTCGGTATTGTTAACCCTCTGCTTATTGTTTCGGTATTTGCGTACACTGCTGAGCAGTTTGATAGGAAAGTTAACTCATTCACTTATATGTTTGGCTTTCAGGTTGTCAACAATTTAATGACCGCGATAGCCTCGCCAATTATGGGCAGCATGTATGACCAATACGGCTTCCCTTATAGCTATATCTACTTCGGTTTATTCGCGGCGGTCGCCACGGTGATGGCTGTGTTTACTCTCAGCTCTGAGAAAAAAAAGTCTGAGCCGGAAGAAGATCCGGTACTTGCTTAG
- a CDS encoding glycoside hydrolase family 117 protein — protein MLKSARKLSLASKRALERGYDNKGPEWFIEFEEQELLGDFAYQEGVIRRDPTAVIKVNGIYHCWYTKGEGETVGFGSDNPEDKVFPWDKTEVWHATSDDGMTWKEQGSAITAGEPGRYDDRAVFTPEVLVHEGKFYLVYQTVKAPYTNRQIEEIAIAWADSPYGPWTKSDAPILSPEQDGEWDGEEDNRFNVKSKGSFDSHKVHDPCLMFFKGQFYLYYKGETMGEGMNLGGREIKHGVAIADNILGPYRKSEYNPISNSGHEVAVWHQNGGIASLITTDGPEKNTVQWAADGINFEIMSHIKGAPEALGIYRPEADEPLEDPGLHWGLCHRYDPSWNWNYICRYRVKRQIMDAGTFQNTN, from the coding sequence ATGCTAAAATCAGCACGAAAGCTCAGCTTAGCGAGTAAACGCGCGCTTGAGCGTGGCTATGATAACAAAGGACCAGAATGGTTTATTGAGTTTGAAGAACAAGAATTGTTAGGTGACTTTGCATATCAAGAGGGAGTCATTCGTCGCGACCCTACAGCAGTCATCAAAGTCAATGGTATATATCACTGCTGGTATACCAAAGGCGAAGGTGAAACCGTGGGCTTTGGTTCTGACAATCCAGAAGATAAGGTGTTTCCTTGGGACAAGACTGAAGTCTGGCATGCCACCTCTGATGATGGAATGACGTGGAAAGAACAAGGAAGCGCAATCACCGCTGGAGAACCCGGCCGCTATGATGATCGGGCAGTGTTCACCCCAGAGGTGCTAGTTCATGAAGGCAAGTTTTACCTAGTCTATCAAACGGTCAAAGCCCCTTACACTAACCGACAAATTGAAGAAATTGCTATTGCTTGGGCAGATTCGCCCTACGGTCCTTGGACTAAAAGCGATGCTCCTATTCTTAGCCCAGAACAAGACGGCGAGTGGGACGGAGAAGAAGACAATCGCTTCAATGTAAAAAGTAAGGGCAGCTTTGATAGCCATAAGGTGCACGATCCTTGCCTGATGTTCTTCAAAGGACAGTTCTACCTTTACTACAAAGGAGAAACCATGGGCGAGGGAATGAACCTAGGAGGCCGTGAGATCAAACATGGTGTAGCCATCGCCGACAATATTCTTGGCCCTTACCGCAAGTCAGAATACAACCCGATTAGTAATAGCGGCCATGAAGTGGCGGTATGGCACCAAAATGGCGGTATCGCATCACTGATCACCACCGATGGCCCTGAGAAAAATACCGTGCAGTGGGCCGCTGATGGTATCAACTTTGAAATCATGTCGCATATCAAGGGAGCTCCTGAAGCACTTGGTATTTACCGTCCCGAAGCAGATGAACCTCTTGAAGATCCGGGGCTGCACTGGGGGCTTTGCCACCGCTACGATCCCTCTTGGAACTGGAACTACATTTGCCGTTACCGGGTGAAGCGACAAATCATGGACGCTGGTACCTTCCAGAATACCAACTAA
- a CDS encoding AbiV family abortive infection protein, whose translation MDIDKAIAIRKAIVVGEAIGKGRNIFNKANVIEEFNSGCDHVLSLFESAYQLYKSGIYHVPVFLAISAIEEIAKLEVAMFRSMGEPEEVKKQRQDKLYNHRAKHVIALQEVIAIGSRLPKAIGKDRVRALLDMAEAGGLVELREASLYTDSVNEQFVTPSSVIDKATSREIILLAIETWDDRLRGLTNHTNELDRRADEIFYDVAG comes from the coding sequence GTGGACATAGACAAAGCTATAGCAATTAGAAAGGCAATAGTTGTTGGTGAGGCAATCGGCAAAGGTCGAAACATCTTCAACAAAGCTAATGTAATAGAAGAGTTCAATAGTGGCTGTGACCATGTGCTTTCACTCTTTGAAAGTGCATATCAACTCTACAAGTCAGGCATTTACCATGTGCCCGTCTTTCTGGCGATATCTGCCATTGAGGAAATCGCCAAGCTTGAAGTTGCAATGTTTCGCAGTATGGGAGAGCCAGAGGAGGTAAAGAAGCAACGACAAGATAAGCTCTACAATCATCGAGCAAAGCACGTCATTGCTCTTCAAGAAGTTATCGCCATTGGTTCTCGATTGCCTAAAGCTATTGGTAAGGATCGAGTTAGAGCCTTATTGGATATGGCGGAAGCTGGTGGGTTAGTCGAGCTAAGAGAAGCATCTTTGTACACTGATTCAGTTAATGAACAGTTTGTAACTCCTTCTAGTGTAATCGACAAGGCAACATCACGAGAAATCATCTTGTTGGCTATTGAAACTTGGGATGACAGGTTGAGAGGTCTAACAAATCACACTAATGAGCTTGACCGACGAGCCGATGAGATTTTCTATGATGTAGCAGGGTGA
- a CDS encoding MFS transporter, whose translation MPYIYRYALIVSIGGFLFGFDSALISGLVPSITQAFNLNQLQLGFVISAPALGAALALCFVGKIATYRGRKGALVLVSRLYCLALMMALLSPNYTLLVLARLLCGVAFCSLSLSSMYLGEVSPSAIRGKLVSINQLSLVVGLCLAYIVNFALINTLSHYLLAQHLWRGMLALELIPALSWFILLRKIPESPRWLLSQGLENQAKLSLRQVLPNTEFLNTWSSLKSNKETSPTSAIKALGNLFSWKMRRLFIIGFFLAFMQAATGMNAILVYAPSVFSQLGFTENAALLQSAYIGITTLIFTLFSLYLVDRVGRRPLLLWGLAFAVLSHLTSWYAISTAPQRLSHEFLESLEQLFDLSLPLVVDSVYSSKSALEIALAEYLSGPQLALISQQQWHLAQELNANLVLAGLLGFIAAYSLSLGPIMWIVFSEVFPSSIRSIATPFFALLASLGSYLSQLLLPWQLAELGAANTFFIYAANGFVALIFIAIVLPETKNQGLEDISRLLVANGDA comes from the coding sequence ATGCCATACATCTATCGTTACGCCTTAATTGTATCCATTGGCGGTTTCCTATTTGGGTTTGATTCGGCGTTAATTTCAGGTTTAGTACCTTCAATTACTCAGGCTTTCAACCTCAATCAACTGCAGCTAGGTTTTGTTATCAGCGCACCAGCACTTGGCGCGGCACTCGCTTTGTGTTTTGTTGGAAAAATCGCCACCTATCGGGGGCGCAAAGGTGCCTTGGTATTGGTATCTAGGCTTTACTGTTTAGCCTTGATGATGGCGCTATTATCGCCGAACTATACCTTGCTGGTATTAGCTAGGTTATTATGTGGAGTCGCTTTCTGCTCCCTTTCGCTTTCGTCTATGTATTTAGGGGAAGTATCTCCCTCAGCAATCCGTGGGAAGCTGGTTTCAATCAATCAATTAAGCTTGGTGGTGGGATTGTGTTTAGCGTATATCGTCAACTTTGCACTGATTAATACACTCAGCCACTATTTATTAGCACAACACCTCTGGCGAGGAATGCTAGCACTAGAGTTGATTCCAGCTCTTAGCTGGTTCATTTTGCTACGCAAAATCCCGGAGTCACCACGGTGGTTACTTAGTCAAGGGCTAGAGAATCAAGCAAAATTGTCTCTGCGCCAAGTGTTACCTAATACGGAATTCCTCAACACCTGGTCAAGCCTCAAAAGCAACAAAGAGACTAGCCCGACTTCCGCTATAAAAGCTCTTGGTAATCTGTTCAGTTGGAAGATGAGAAGGCTATTCATCATTGGTTTTTTCTTAGCGTTTATGCAAGCCGCAACCGGTATGAATGCAATTCTCGTCTATGCTCCTAGCGTTTTCTCTCAACTAGGTTTTACTGAAAATGCAGCACTCTTACAATCGGCATATATTGGCATAACCACCTTAATTTTCACTCTTTTTTCACTGTATTTAGTTGATCGTGTAGGGCGTCGCCCCTTATTGCTATGGGGTTTAGCATTTGCGGTGCTAAGCCATTTAACCAGCTGGTATGCTATTAGTACTGCTCCTCAACGCTTAAGCCATGAGTTTTTGGAAAGTTTAGAACAGCTCTTTGACCTATCACTTCCCCTCGTTGTCGACAGTGTGTATTCCTCTAAGTCTGCCTTAGAAATAGCACTAGCCGAGTATTTGTCAGGCCCACAACTAGCGCTAATTAGTCAACAGCAATGGCATTTAGCCCAGGAGCTTAATGCCAATTTGGTACTAGCTGGTTTGCTAGGCTTTATCGCCGCATACTCTCTTTCACTTGGCCCAATTATGTGGATTGTTTTCTCTGAAGTGTTTCCAAGCAGCATTCGTAGTATTGCAACGCCTTTTTTCGCCTTACTTGCCAGCTTGGGAAGCTATCTAAGCCAACTGCTGCTCCCTTGGCAACTTGCTGAATTGGGAGCCGCCAACACCTTCTTCATTTATGCAGCGAATGGATTTGTGGCTCTAATATTTATCGCCATAGTCTTACCAGAAACTAAAAATCAAGGCTTAGAAGACATCAGTAGGCTACTGGTAGCAAACGGTGATGCCTAA
- a CDS encoding RICIN domain-containing protein produces MLPRHYKNLLLLTQGLSLSFASLAANDWDTIPIPANPGTGYVWELQEAYSDSFNYSGKTNEFTSKWNDSYFKSWTGPGLTHWDSSESWVADGNLIVSASRRQGTDKVNAGVITSKTKVKYPIFLEASIKVSNLELSSNFWLLSENDEREIDILEVYGGAADTWYAKNMSTNFHVFIRDAASNQIISDFNDQTHNEPSWGTYWRDGFHRFAAYWKSPTEVTFYIDGQQTPEGSWAQVVMKDKDYTGAVLDKSVYNLNQEAFIIIDTEDHSWRSEMGIIASDTDLADNSKNKMYVDWVRVYKPVTDDSSGGENGNVSVPSTYTNLQLVHSDLCLDVASGATWNGSTYQQWICNTGNSNQRFQFSALGNGQYAISSEVSQLCLELDQASHADGATVHQWVCNHSDSKQTWTLFDKGSSTFEIRNKVSGKCLEIANASSNNGAPLQQWSCDGGNNQRFKFL; encoded by the coding sequence ATGTTACCTCGACACTATAAGAACCTACTGCTACTAACTCAGGGACTAAGCCTATCTTTCGCCAGCCTAGCGGCAAACGATTGGGATACAATTCCAATTCCTGCCAATCCTGGTACCGGCTATGTCTGGGAGCTTCAAGAAGCCTATTCAGATTCCTTCAACTATTCCGGAAAAACCAATGAGTTCACCAGTAAGTGGAATGATAGCTATTTTAAGAGTTGGACAGGTCCAGGTCTAACCCATTGGGACTCATCTGAATCGTGGGTTGCCGATGGCAACCTAATTGTTAGCGCCTCGCGCCGCCAAGGAACCGACAAAGTCAATGCCGGCGTGATTACCTCAAAAACTAAGGTGAAATACCCTATTTTCCTAGAAGCTAGCATCAAGGTGAGTAACCTAGAGCTATCTTCTAATTTCTGGCTATTAAGCGAGAATGATGAGCGAGAAATAGACATTCTTGAAGTTTACGGTGGGGCCGCTGATACATGGTATGCCAAAAACATGTCTACCAACTTCCACGTGTTCATCCGAGACGCTGCCAGCAACCAAATCATCAGTGACTTTAACGACCAAACCCACAACGAACCCTCTTGGGGAACCTACTGGCGAGATGGCTTTCATCGATTTGCTGCCTACTGGAAAAGCCCAACCGAGGTAACTTTCTACATTGATGGCCAACAGACACCAGAAGGCTCCTGGGCTCAAGTAGTGATGAAAGATAAAGATTACACTGGTGCTGTTCTCGACAAAAGCGTCTACAACCTAAACCAAGAGGCCTTCATCATTATTGACACCGAAGACCATAGCTGGCGCTCAGAAATGGGCATTATTGCCAGTGATACCGACTTAGCTGACAACAGCAAAAACAAGATGTATGTTGATTGGGTGCGCGTCTACAAACCAGTGACTGATGATAGCTCAGGGGGAGAAAACGGAAATGTCAGCGTACCTAGTACTTACACCAACCTACAGTTGGTTCATAGCGACCTTTGCTTAGACGTTGCTAGTGGAGCGACTTGGAATGGAAGTACCTATCAGCAGTGGATATGTAATACAGGCAATAGCAATCAACGCTTTCAGTTTTCCGCGCTAGGCAACGGGCAGTATGCCATCAGCTCCGAAGTAAGCCAGCTCTGCCTAGAACTTGACCAAGCAAGCCATGCCGATGGTGCAACAGTTCATCAGTGGGTTTGTAACCACTCCGACAGTAAGCAAACCTGGACCCTATTTGATAAAGGTAGCAGCACCTTTGAAATCCGTAACAAGGTCTCTGGAAAATGCTTAGAAATTGCCAATGCTTCTAGTAATAACGGCGCTCCGCTCCAACAGTGGTCCTGTGACGGAGGCAACAACCAACGCTTTAAATTCCTCTAA
- a CDS encoding carbohydrate porin, with translation MKRVIALSALALACNSAFGENLDGFRFWGYGKGGTGSTNDQILNRQSDNANNGMNIIQTAGNNSAMTGRLGNEGTFAELHLDYGVSKNGMNWIIKTNIASDAEDFNLDEWWVVGRGVIPSNPEAAIWAGQRYYQRYKSELIDYHMVMNDGVGAGIDDLDLGFAKLNVGYTKEGNGSVTGQDFCTNTNEQTWECEGEPGFRGNYHAISTRLHGISLADNIAMDVFANYGFYYGSDSDLEYEWSWGDVEKSASFHQPNSYTLGFAIRQGQWADFNQFILRYGRNTSTSMTQDWLYLPTDSVGWVFQGMQNLTDTFRIEYAWTGEYQSFNEEARQRRINSVAWEKTLWNSFVLRNSYNWSDRWSTQLELGYDMMKFDDVNEGSDPGTNTSWKATIAQNLHLGGDFWDRPVIRFFATYGELDTKTTVYNDIPTANESWEWRTNPYVSQTGKRTALTVGAQFEAWW, from the coding sequence ATGAAGAGAGTCATTGCACTTTCAGCCCTCGCTCTTGCCTGTAATTCGGCATTCGGTGAAAACTTAGATGGATTTCGATTCTGGGGTTACGGCAAAGGTGGCACCGGTTCAACTAATGACCAAATTCTGAATCGTCAATCTGATAATGCCAACAATGGTATGAATATTATTCAGACCGCCGGTAATAATAGCGCTATGACTGGCCGGCTTGGTAACGAAGGCACTTTTGCTGAACTGCACCTTGACTATGGGGTGTCTAAGAATGGCATGAATTGGATTATTAAGACCAATATTGCGAGTGATGCAGAAGACTTCAACCTTGACGAATGGTGGGTTGTTGGCCGTGGCGTAATTCCAAGTAATCCCGAAGCCGCCATCTGGGCTGGCCAGCGTTACTACCAACGCTATAAATCAGAACTCATTGATTACCACATGGTTATGAATGATGGTGTAGGTGCGGGTATTGATGACTTGGATCTTGGATTTGCCAAACTTAACGTCGGCTACACTAAAGAAGGTAACGGAAGCGTCACCGGTCAAGATTTCTGTACTAATACTAATGAACAAACGTGGGAGTGTGAAGGTGAGCCGGGCTTTCGCGGTAACTATCACGCTATTTCAACTCGCTTACATGGTATTTCGTTAGCAGACAATATTGCCATGGATGTGTTTGCTAACTATGGCTTCTACTACGGCTCTGACTCTGACCTTGAGTATGAGTGGTCTTGGGGTGATGTAGAGAAATCTGCCAGTTTCCATCAACCAAACAGTTATACCTTGGGTTTTGCTATTAGACAGGGACAATGGGCTGATTTTAATCAATTTATACTTCGCTATGGGCGCAATACCAGCACCTCAATGACTCAAGATTGGCTATACCTCCCAACAGATTCTGTAGGTTGGGTATTCCAAGGTATGCAGAACCTAACTGATACCTTCCGTATTGAATACGCATGGACTGGTGAATACCAAAGTTTTAACGAAGAAGCTCGCCAACGTCGAATTAATAGCGTGGCATGGGAAAAAACGCTTTGGAACTCATTTGTATTACGTAACTCCTACAACTGGAGTGATCGTTGGTCTACTCAGCTTGAACTGGGTTATGACATGATGAAGTTCGATGACGTGAATGAGGGCTCAGACCCAGGAACAAATACTTCTTGGAAAGCCACTATCGCTCAAAACCTTCACTTGGGTGGCGATTTCTGGGACCGTCCTGTAATTCGATTCTTCGCTACTTATGGTGAGTTGGATACCAAGACTACTGTTTATAACGACATCCCAACCGCAAACGAAAGCTGGGAATGGCGTACCAACCCTTACGTTTCTCAAACTGGTAAACGCACAGCACTTACTGTTGGTGCGCAGTTCGAGGCTTGGTGGTAA